The Daphnia magna isolate NIES linkage group LG6, ASM2063170v1.1, whole genome shotgun sequence genome segment ATAGATTGTGTAGGTGcaaaaataattgaataaTATTCCAAAGCCAATGCTAAGTTGGGTCACATCTTCTACACCTTATGTTGGCGTTTGTGCGCCACCAAATTCATGCCGACTCAGCTTCCGCACATGTCGCCGTACATTCGTTTTTGCAGTAGGCAGCTGAACGCTGCGGCGTTAATTCAGAGGCGCCACGAAGGTGTTCCAGAGTTCCGCGCTTTACTGAAAAAATGCCAACTCCACCCGAAAGTTAAAGGAATGCCGCTGACTTCATATTTACTGAAGCCTATGCAGAGAATAACAAAATACCCTCTGCTCATTAAAAAGGTTgatacttttttccttttttgtttgtttttgtaataACATTTTGGTGGCCCAAAATGCAATAGATTTTGGAATCAACCGATGTTGACCACCCTGACCGGCTGCTGCTGGACGAAGCTCTCGTTAAAGCCGAAGAACTCTGCAATCAGGTAAGCAAATGCTGCGCAAAGAGAAAACTAATTTcctaataaatataaataggAAAGAGGATTAATTTCCTATTATTGCTAGGTTAACGAAGGTGTAAGGGAACAAGAAAACTCAGACAGATTGGAGTGGTTGCAGCGCAGAGTCCATATTGAAGGATTGGATGAACGATTGGTCTTCAATTCCGTCACAAACATGCTTGGTCCCCGCAAGCTTATTCATTTTGGCCCTCTAAAAAAAGTAAAGCCAACAATGTAAACGATAGTTtgaattttctaaaaaaaattattaataatcaATTAGGTCAAAAGTAGCAAAGAACTGCTGGCGTTCGTGTTCAACGATTTCCTCCTGTTCACCACAATCAACAAACCGTTGGCTTCCATCAAccttcaatttctttttgacaAGAAATCCAGTGTGACGTTACGAATGTATAGAAAGGTAAAAGAAACGCCCTGACATTTCGTTTTGAATGAAATTTCTAacacataatttttttgtttcattaaatCTATCACGTTAGCCTATATTCCTCAGAGAGATGTCAGTTGTGCCAGGGGATAATCAACCCACCGAAGGTGGTAATGAGCACGAGTCTGTGCCAACACGCTTCACAATCCAAGACACGGCCTGCAAACTTCTAGTGACGTGTACCAGTTCGGCCGACCGAATTCTATGGTTACGTAAACTGGAAGAAGCCCGGAAACACTGCCTGCTGACGGAACGAGCCGTCCTTCAACGCCAAAGATCAAGTAGCTACCaaacttttctatttttcggCATATTTTGCCATACGATGATAGACTTTTCCACGATTTTGGTAATGTTAACGACGAGCGCATTCGTAAGATGGTCCGGTACCTAAAGAGACTTTACCAGATAGTTAGGATTACTAGTCATTGTTAGACGACGCGTGTTTTAACTCGTAATCCTTTAGAACAAAACGAAGGCAATGTGTGTGGACGATTGCTGGTACTGGTCATCGAAGCAGAAAACCTACAACCCAGTTCGGAAACGGGTAAGATGTAGACTCTTAATTGAGAGCCGAAATACTCGATACGCATGCGCGAACGTACGCAAACTTCATTAGGACCCCGCTTTCCTTCGTTTGGTTTCACACTAACAaatcccgtttttttttttttgaggttTATTTACACCATAGGTACACCTAGGTTTTAGTTGAACAATCCTTTTTTGATTTACTAGTTGATTTCGCATGGCATATCGGTGCACTTATCTTTATCTTTCCTCTTTCTCCACTTTACGCTAGCTTGGCGTACCAGTTGCATTCTAATAATAACAACACGCACGATACCACTGATAATATTTTTTCGGCTTTCattctctctcctttttctcCTGCACTTGTCTACAGTAAGGCAAAGGCCACCCGTAGGCAAATTGCGAGTCGTCGTTGCTGAAGGCCTCGCTCTTGCTGCACGGGGGAATCCTAAAGGTACTGTCTTCTTCCTCAGTCTTGACAATTGGCTTTGACTCACTGCCTATTTATCCTCAACACCAATGAATCTGTTTTCTCTCCTGCGCGATGCTTGACACGTCCCTAAATTTAACGTTGTGGCACAACCTGCGCTAATCTATGCGTTAAATTGATCATCAGGAAAAAGTGATACTTTCTGCGAAGTCTACCTCGGATCGCAAGAACATCGGACGAAAGTGGTACCGAAATCTCTCAATCCCAAGTGGAATGCATCAATGCAGTTTCTAGTTAAAGATCTCCAGCAAGATGTTCTCTGCATTACCGTGTTAGATCGTGACTATTTCTCACCGAACGGTAAGCTTCGAACGTTCAGAAACTTAAAATCCTCGGATAGCTATTCTGATTCTTGCGTTGAATGCGATAGAATTTCTGGGGCGAACCGAAGTGCGTATCGCCGATGTACTGCAAGATTCGAAAATTTATCGTGGACCGCTCATCAAACGGCTTCCTTTGCACGAAGTAGAGTGCGGAGAAATCGTCTTGAAGCTCGATCTTCAGCTATTTAAAAGCCGTTGACGCCCTCTCATGCCACAAGATTAGTGGGTTTCTATTCTCATTGATTTACCGTTTAACCTGTGTATAACTGCCAAGCTATTGCAATCAAAATTCACCATATTTGATTGTTGCCTCCTCATTTACCAGGAATCTACTGTACTTGAATTGTATTCCGTGTCGTTATGGCAGGGTTTCTCGAAACAATCTCGTAATCGGTAAAACTCATTGCGGTCAGTTATACAGGTGGTTGCATAATAGCATTCTTACCTTTACATTCATTTACAAGACAAAGAACGATTCGTTTGTTACACCGCGTGTGATCAATATTGGCTTGAAGCGAAATTACCTTAAATTGCTTACTTTTTTATGTGCAGTCTGTCACTAAATATTTCACTGGCTACCACCATACTTCCAAGTTTTGTCCCGAAACTTTTAGAAGGGATTCACGCGGCTAGTCCACGGCAGTCAGTATCGTTTTAAAGTGCCTCATGTATCTGGAAACAACGTGTATCATTCAAGGGATTTCACATAATTAAAATTGCACCATTTTGCAAGCGCTTCTGCTGTTTGAGTAGATTCTTAAGCACCCGTTTCAAATTGCGGTTAGGTCCGTCGTACCTTCTTCTTCAATCATCCAATGAAGAAGTGGATCTAGATCCCACTGGATATCTAATGTTTCGATAAGAATCCGCACATTTCGGCTGCGATCCCTTCATCGGAACACAAGCACATTCCTCGTAGTTGAATCATTTAAAATACTGTGCACAATtcaaaaaaaacttaattgggatttttaaaaagggcaaCGATTTTAGATGACGTAATACTTAGAGACCAGGTGCCAGGTGCTAGAATATTAAACGAGTCAGCCTTCTACCTGTAGAGGGGGGGGGTGGAGGGATGAAACAAAAACTGTTTTGTGACAGTCGGCACTGAAAACGCCAAAAGAAGCGCTTTTTTTCTCATCGATCGCGCTCAGAAGCGATACGGGGTCGGAATGTCGCAGTTAAAAAGCCGTTGCAAACGTACCGACAAGGAAGTCACCTCATTGCTCGCTTTGCGTTATCGGCGGCGGGAAACAAACAAGTGTCTCTCCGCCCCacaaacgttttttttttaaaggattgaCACTTCGTGTGAAAACCAATCGCTACCGAAGAAGATAGTATCGTTGCTGATAGTCGTCAAATACCATTAGTCTTTAAAAGCAGATTTTGTAAGAAGACGGGCTGACGCACCGAACCTAAAACTATTCAATTGCTCATCCGCTCTTCGTCAGTTGTCAGCACTCACGCGTCTAACGAGCTCCCCCGCAAACTGGTAAGACCTAACAATCGAAAGCTGGACAATACAAGCGAAGTTGGGGAAAGACTACACTAAATTGGTCGGACCAAGTGATGTCTTTCGATCAAGCTCGAAGTAGTGATCTGTCGGCCCGAGCTAAGGCGTTCTCCGTTTCCAGTCTCATTGGTGCTCCTCTCGGTTCGTGCGGCGATTCCAGTGATGCAGATGCGTCCAAACATCAGCCGTCGGTTCGCCTTCTGGATGGCGATAAAGATGACGATAAATTCATACCTAATCAAAGTATAGTAGGTGAATTACTTTGTCGTGAACTCTGGTTAGAGTTTCATACCCTTGGAACTGAAATGATCATCACGAAAGCTGGAAGGTAAGCCGTTTTTGAACAAAGTGCATGTCATCGTATGTAAAAGAGTTTTGACTatgtttttgcttttgtcAATGAAGGAGAATGTTCCCATCGCTGAAGGTCCGCCTTAGTGGTTTGGATGACGAAGTGCTGTATATTGTCTACGTCGACATGGATTTGGTTGATGACAAAAGATATAGATATATCTATCAGAGGTATATTATAGCACCTAGAAATTTGGTTAAGGAACATGATCAAATAGCGTCGTATAGTTGGCATTAATGTTTGCCTATTTCTAGTTCTAAATGGGTTCCTGGAGGTCCTGGGGATGTTCCACATCAGGAACGTTGCTTTCTGCATCCGGATGGTCCGCAGCTAGGCAAATTCTGGAACAAACAGAGTTGTGTGGCGTTCGATAAACTCAAATTGACCAACAACCGTAAGCCTTCCCAACGTGACCAAGTACGCTCTTTACTCAGTTTAGCTTGCAATAAAAATAGTGAATCGTCTTTAATGAACGAAATTTCTTCAGATTCCCCTGCATTCAATGCATCGTTACCAGCCGAAACTATATGTTCAACCGATCCCCAGTGACTGCAGAGAAGCCTTCAACACTTGTAGCGACTGGTGGAGGACTTTCTGCCGAAGACGAAGCTCAGCCACATCGCTCACCTTTCCTGAAACTCAGTTTATCACCGTTACTGCCTACCAAAATCAACAGGTAGACGCATCAATGTTTTCCTTTGATTATCCCCCAaattcaagcaaaaaaaaattaataatacgTGTCCATTTCAATACCAGATCACTAGACTGAAAATTGCTAGTAACCCCTTCGCCAAAGGTTTTCGCGAATCGAGCCGTGAACCaaggtaagaaaaatttgtattcCTCGTTAGTTAGCGGGATAAGCTTTCTTAGATGTAGTTTTAGCAACTAAAGATGCGGGGGGTTGGCAACTGTTCCAAAACTCGTACACTAGGCCGAGGATCATTCTGGATCTTCAGCAGAATTTTaggctaaaattgaaaattttaagCCAATTTTAAGCCAAAGTAAGGCCAATCCGTACACTTTGGTTGGGAGTTGCCAACCCCCCGTAAAGATGCATCGCAATGCTGTTGCTGATTAAGCGCATTCTATTTTCCCTGGTGTTAAAAAAAGATGTATTGCGCTGTCCGTAAGACACGTGAGCTTCTGATAGTCTGGCAACGCAATATTATGGCTTGCCAATCAAAAGAATATCATGCTACTAATCACACAACAGTTGTGAAAGCTTACTAAGTACAATCGTAAGCTGCCTATGCGATCCACGAACAAATAGCGGCATTCTTTGACGGTGGAAAGCACAGCGACCGAAAGAAGATCGGCACGTTCTTAGCTTGCCGTTGTTGCTTCCTCAAAAGCTGTCGGTTGATTTAACGTGATTGAGAAGTAAACAGATATTGCAACAGGGAAAAAATGTTGCCCTAGGATGCACATCAAAGGCGCAAACGTACGTTGGCCTAGACTGGCGCCATCGAGAACTAACTCAAACTGTCTAGGAGCGATAACAACACGTGTGACTATGTAAACATGATGCTACCTACAAATTGTCTTGCAAGTCGCCCGGCGACTGCTGCCGTATTTAGAGCTATGTTAGGGGTAACTCATTTCTTCTAATGCTACTGGAATTTCTTTTAACAAACACCTCTCCAAATCTAGTGTGTACGGTAAACGATGCAAACCATTAAGCGTCTTTAAAAGCTTAgcccttttttgtgtgttaaacaTGGATAGGAACTCTGATGTAAAAGAGGACGACCGAGCACAAAGTGATAGTAAAAAAATGCGCATTTCATCGAGCAGCAAAGACAGCAACACAAGCAATTTTCCTCTTGCAAATTCATGGCATCCGTTTGACCATCGCGCCGTTCACCAGCCGATACATCATTGGTGGATTCAACAGTACTCCATATTACATCCTTTCCTACCCATAGTTC includes the following:
- the LOC116924416 gene encoding T-box transcription factor TBX15 isoform X1; protein product: MSFDQARSSDLSARAKAFSVSSLIGAPLGSCGDSSDADASKHQPSVRLLDGDKDDDKFIPNQSIVGELLCRELWLEFHTLGTEMIITKAGRRMFPSLKVRLSGLDDEVLYIVYVDMDLVDDKRYRYIYQSSKWVPGGPGDVPHQERCFLHPDGPQLGKFWNKQSCVAFDKLKLTNNRKPSQRDQIPLHSMHRYQPKLYVQPIPSDCREAFNTCSDWWRTFCRRRSSATSLTFPETQFITVTAYQNQQITRLKIASNPFAKGFRESSREPRNSDVKEDDRAQSDSKKMRISSSSKDSNTSNFPLANSWHPFDHRAVHQPIHHWWIQQYSILHPFLPIVPSLPHVQTEEALQHCFFSDSTFV
- the LOC116924416 gene encoding T-box transcription factor TBX15 isoform X2 produces the protein MSFDQARSSDLSARAKAFSVSSLIGAPLGSCGDSSDADASKHQPSVRLLDGDKDDDKFIPNQSIVGELLCRELWLEFHTLGTEMIITKAGRRMFPSLKVRLSGLDDEVLYIVYVDMDLVDDKRYRYIYQSSKWVPGGPGDVPHQERCFLHPDGPQLGKFWNKQSCVAFDKLKLTNNRKPSQRDQIPLHSMHRYQPKLYVQPIPSDCREAFNTCSDWWRTFCRRRSSATSLTFPETQFITVTAYQNQQITRLKIASNPFAKGFRESSREPR